The sequence ATCTTCCCCCTGGTGTTCACAGTCTCGATGATCCCGATGTCCATGTGGATGCTCAACCGCTTCACGTTCCCGCTCAAAATGTTCGCCACGGCAGGCACGGTGCGGGTGGTGAACGCCCTTCACGCGACGGGCCTTCACCCGTACGCGGTGACGCGAAGCGGCAGCAACGTCACCTGGCGGCTGCCGGACGGCACCGAGGACCTGCTGACCGTGGCCGAGGCGTGCAGCGGGCTGAAGTCGCTGATCGCGCTCCTGACCTTCGGGGCGCTGCTGGCGTACCTGGCGAAGCTCTCGCCCCGCCACAAGATCGTGCTCTTCCTCGCCGGGGTGCCCGTGGCGCTGCTGGCGAACATGTGGCGCATCGTCACGCTCACGGTCGTGGCCGGCCGTTGGGGCTCGGCGGTGGCGCGCCCCGACGGGTGGGTGCATGATACGACCGGCCTCGGCATCTTCGCCGTCGCGTTCGTGCTGTTCTTCGCCTTCGAGCGTGTTCTCATGCGGTTCGACAGCGGGGCCGCGCCGGCCAGGCCGGACGCCCCCGGTTCCGCCGCGGTGGCCTGACCGCTACAGTGGGGCCCCCCATGCGCACCCTCAATCAGCGTTACGCGGTCGCCGGCGTCGCGTTGGCCCTTGTGGCGCCGCTGGCGCTCTATCTGAACTACAGCGCGCCGCCGCCGGCCGACCTCCAGGCGATCGGCAGCGCCATCCCGCGCCGACTCGGCAAGTGGGTGGCCGAAGGAGCCGACCGCGGCGGCAGCAAAGAGGAGGAGGAGATCCTCCAGACCGACTCGATCTTCACCCGCACCTACGGATGCGGGGCGCTGCTGTCGTGCGATCTCACCATCGTCTCGGCTCAGGACAACCCCAACGCCGTCCACCCTCCCGAGCTCTGCTACACGGGCTCGGGCTGGACCGAGACGCTCAAGGACACGATCGCCGTGCGCGTCGGGGACTGCGAGCGGGTCGTCAACCGCCGCCAGTTCGTGCGGGGTGGCGGGACACGCCTGTGGATGCTCTACTGGTACAAGGCCGGCGCAATCAACACGCCCAGCTATCTTGGGTTCCAGTGGGAGGCCCTCAAGGCGCGGCTCGCCAGAAGCGGCTGCTCGTGCAGCCTGGTTCAGGTGAGGGCCGAGTTCAGCAAGGCCGACTTCGAGGGAGAAGTGCTGGCGGAACTCGTCAAGTTCGCGGCCGAAGTCATGCCTGCCGTTGATGTGGCCATTCCCTGACCGCGCGGTGCTTGCGGCAGCTCCCGCACACGTCCAGCCCGCCGATCGACTGTTCGCAAACCGTGACAGGCCCCTCGCAGGGGCAAGCCCTCCGCATCTCATGGCCTGGCATTGGCTTGAGGCGCGCCAGCCCGCCCGAAAGCGTCTGAGGACGCAGACACCGAACCACCCGCCAGGCACGTCGGTGCCGGAACTGCCAGCGCCCTCGACACGGGGCATCCCGTTCCTAAGTAGTGTTTTGGCTTGCATTTAGCTTGATCGGCCAGGTTACGTGCGCCAAACGGCGCGGCCGGCATGATTATTGCTAACATTACCCTCAGGCGGAGTGGCATGGCCGCATGTGAAAACCATG is a genomic window of Planctomycetota bacterium containing:
- a CDS encoding EpsI family protein; the protein is MRTLNQRYAVAGVALALVAPLALYLNYSAPPPADLQAIGSAIPRRLGKWVAEGADRGGSKEEEEILQTDSIFTRTYGCGALLSCDLTIVSAQDNPNAVHPPELCYTGSGWTETLKDTIAVRVGDCERVVNRRQFVRGGGTRLWMLYWYKAGAINTPSYLGFQWEALKARLARSGCSCSLVQVRAEFSKADFEGEVLAELVKFAAEVMPAVDVAIP